One Halarcobacter ebronensis genomic window carries:
- a CDS encoding molybdopterin-dependent oxidoreductase, with amino-acid sequence MNMLKSFGRRNFLKMASLATAVTATSAFASNNVLRDATEEEVKNPFPGSKLVKTVCSYCSVGCGIVAEVQNGVWVRQEVAQDHPISHGGHCCKGADMIDKVRSANRLQYPIEKVDGKWNRVTWDDAMTKVTAKLVELREKFGPDSVQFIGSSKVSNEQAFYIRKFAAMFGTNNIDQQARICHSPTVAGVANTWGYGAMTNHIGDMQNSKAIIIFGANPASNHPVSMQHILKAKEQNGAKIIVVDPRYTKTAAKSDIYCRIRPGTDIAFMYGMIRLIKENNWFDKSFINDRVYGMDEIFKECEEYTPEVVEDITGCPKDTFIQATTLFANSDPGSLIWNQGLTQHTIGSSNTRLASIVQLVLGNMGKPGGGCNILRGHDNVQGATDLGCLADTLPGYYGLAEGSWKYFAKQWNVDYEWLKGRFKSKEMMESKGFSLSLWLHGVLDEENIANNAGTKLKALVVIGNGISTITQTHKVKEALDKLDMVVFIDPYVNDAAVITTRKDNLFLLPVATQMETSGSIVNTSRTIQWRYQVVDPLYEAKPDHEILFDFAKRMGFYNEYIAGMGKGDKFIWPDDATNEIARSLKTIGMQGRTAERIKKHTTNWHLFDSVSLKGKGVTEHEYYGLPWPCWTETHPGSPVLYNINLPVAQGGMGFRNRFGTERDGVSLLSAAGSAPVGSRIKGGYAEITSKNIEELAGIKLTEEEKKAVESKNWKTDDSGILVKYALKAGLAPYGNARARTIVWNFTDQIPKHREPLHSPRPDLVKKYPAVKDKKNFFRTEVRYESEQNIQEWVKNYPTSIVSGRIVMHFGSGTETRASKYLAELSPEMYGELHPNFAGKLGLNDGDMMWVYGTAEGKIKVRCKYSHRVAENSVFLPQNFSGIWSGEKLDYRYPEKTAPYAYGESSNQITSYGFDQETACPETKCSLVRIEKA; translated from the coding sequence TACGGGATGCGACAGAAGAGGAAGTTAAAAATCCTTTTCCAGGGTCGAAACTTGTTAAAACTGTATGTTCTTACTGTTCTGTAGGCTGCGGAATAGTAGCAGAAGTGCAAAATGGTGTATGGGTAAGACAAGAGGTGGCACAAGACCATCCAATAAGTCATGGTGGACACTGCTGTAAAGGTGCAGATATGATTGATAAAGTTAGATCTGCAAATAGATTACAGTATCCAATAGAGAAAGTTGACGGAAAATGGAATAGAGTTACTTGGGATGATGCAATGACTAAAGTAACAGCAAAACTTGTTGAATTAAGAGAAAAGTTTGGTCCAGATTCAGTTCAATTTATTGGATCTTCTAAAGTAAGTAATGAGCAAGCTTTCTATATTAGAAAATTTGCAGCAATGTTTGGAACTAATAATATAGATCAACAAGCAAGAATTTGTCATAGCCCAACTGTTGCCGGTGTAGCAAATACATGGGGATATGGTGCTATGACAAACCATATAGGTGATATGCAAAATTCAAAGGCAATCATCATTTTCGGAGCGAACCCAGCTTCTAACCACCCAGTTTCAATGCAACATATATTAAAAGCAAAAGAACAAAATGGTGCGAAAATAATTGTAGTAGATCCAAGATATACAAAAACAGCAGCGAAGTCAGATATCTATTGTAGAATCAGACCAGGTACTGATATAGCATTTATGTATGGGATGATAAGACTAATTAAAGAGAATAATTGGTTTGATAAATCATTTATAAATGATAGAGTATATGGGATGGATGAGATTTTTAAAGAGTGTGAAGAGTATACACCAGAAGTAGTTGAGGATATTACAGGGTGTCCAAAAGATACCTTTATTCAAGCAACAACTCTATTTGCAAACTCTGATCCAGGTTCATTAATTTGGAATCAAGGATTAACTCAGCACACAATAGGTTCATCAAATACAAGATTAGCTTCAATTGTTCAACTTGTATTAGGAAATATGGGTAAACCAGGTGGTGGATGTAATATTTTAAGGGGACATGATAATGTTCAAGGGGCAACTGACTTAGGATGTCTTGCAGATACTCTTCCAGGATATTATGGATTAGCAGAGGGTTCATGGAAATATTTTGCAAAGCAGTGGAATGTTGATTATGAGTGGTTAAAAGGTAGATTCAAATCTAAAGAGATGATGGAATCAAAAGGGTTTAGTTTAAGTCTTTGGTTACATGGTGTTTTAGATGAAGAGAATATAGCAAACAATGCAGGAACAAAACTTAAAGCACTTGTTGTAATTGGTAATGGTATCTCAACAATTACCCAAACACATAAAGTAAAAGAGGCATTGGATAAGCTAGATATGGTTGTATTTATAGACCCATATGTTAATGATGCAGCGGTTATTACTACAAGAAAAGATAATCTATTTTTACTTCCTGTTGCAACTCAAATGGAGACAAGTGGAAGTATTGTAAATACCTCAAGAACAATTCAATGGAGATATCAGGTTGTAGATCCATTATATGAAGCAAAACCTGACCATGAGATTTTATTTGATTTTGCAAAGAGAATGGGATTTTATAATGAGTATATTGCAGGAATGGGTAAAGGTGATAAATTTATTTGGCCAGATGATGCAACAAATGAGATAGCAAGAAGTTTAAAAACTATTGGTATGCAAGGAAGAACTGCTGAGAGAATTAAAAAGCATACAACAAATTGGCACCTATTTGATTCTGTATCTTTAAAAGGTAAAGGTGTAACAGAACATGAGTATTATGGATTACCATGGCCTTGTTGGACAGAGACACACCCAGGAAGTCCAGTTTTATATAATATAAATCTGCCAGTAGCACAAGGTGGTATGGGATTTAGAAATAGATTTGGAACTGAAAGAGATGGAGTATCTTTATTATCAGCAGCAGGATCAGCACCAGTTGGAAGTAGAATAAAAGGTGGATATGCAGAGATAACTTCTAAAAATATAGAAGAGCTTGCAGGAATTAAATTAACAGAAGAAGAGAAAAAAGCAGTAGAGAGTAAAAACTGGAAAACAGATGATAGTGGAATATTAGTTAAATATGCACTAAAAGCTGGACTTGCTCCTTATGGAAATGCAAGAGCTAGAACTATTGTTTGGAACTTTACAGACCAAATCCCTAAACATAGAGAGCCTTTACACTCTCCAAGACCAGATTTAGTTAAAAAGTATCCAGCGGTTAAAGATAAAAAGAATTTCTTTAGAACAGAAGTTAGATATGAGAGCGAACAAAATATACAAGAGTGGGTAAAAAATTATCCAACAAGTATTGTATCAGGGAGAATTGTAATGCACTTTGGTTCTGGTACAGAGACAAGAGCATCAAAATATTTAGCTGAGTTAAGCCCTGAAATGTATGGTGAGTTACATCCAAACTTTGCAGGTAAACTTGGATTAAATGATGGTGACATGATGTGGGTTTATGGAACAGCAGAAGGTAAAATAAAAGTTAGATGTAAATATAGTCATAGAGTTGCTGAAAATTCTGTATTTTTACCTCAAAACTTCTCTGGAATATGGAGTGGTGAAAAGTTAGATTATAGATATCCAGAAAAAACAGCTCCTTATGCTTACGGTGAATCTTCAAACCAAATTACAAGTTATGGTTTTGATCAAGAGACTGCTTGCCCTGAGACAAAATGTTCACTTGTTAGAATTGAAAAAGCATAA
- the fdh3B gene encoding formate dehydrogenase FDH3 subunit beta → MSKEPQFARMKFYCDENLCIDCNGCVVACKEAHEVPVGVNRRKVVAINEGIVGKEISISMACMHCADAPCQQVCPVDCFYIRTDGIVLHDKDKCIGCGYCLFACPFGAPQFPKDGAFGTKGKMDKCTMCAGGPEETNSHEEFEKYGQNRISEGKVPMCASMCSTKALLVGDADEVALIKTYRATHKGIGIATESYGW, encoded by the coding sequence ATGAGTAAAGAGCCACAATTTGCAAGAATGAAGTTTTATTGCGATGAGAACCTGTGTATCGACTGTAACGGATGTGTAGTAGCATGTAAAGAAGCACATGAAGTGCCAGTTGGAGTAAATAGAAGAAAAGTAGTAGCAATAAATGAAGGGATAGTAGGTAAAGAGATATCAATATCAATGGCATGTATGCATTGCGCAGATGCACCATGCCAACAAGTGTGCCCAGTAGATTGCTTCTATATAAGAACAGATGGGATAGTACTGCATGATAAAGATAAATGTATAGGATGTGGATATTGTCTGTTTGCCTGCCCATTTGGAGCACCACAATTTCCAAAAGATGGAGCATTTGGAACAAAAGGGAAAATGGATAAATGTACAATGTGTGCAGGTGGACCAGAAGAGACGAACTCACATGAAGAGTTTGAGAAATATGGACAAAATAGAATATCAGAAGGGAAAGTTCCAATGTGCGCATCAATGTGTTCAACAAAAGCTTTATTAGTAGGTGATGCTGATGAAGTAGCCTTGATAAAAACATATAGAGCGACACATAAAGGTATAGGTATTGCAACAGAATCGTATGGATGGTAA
- a CDS encoding cytochrome b/b6 domain-containing protein, with protein sequence MVKEMKNSSFYQRNKAYILTALGLSIVGFVFLKFLMIVDWEYFIKYKLHILFTGNLDGVLTPPTSTYEAMVNKAFGPAYEAFAPEIIRASNERQLYIWWVFVAEMFIFCMMYLFQGRKEAVITRPEDTVKVFGFFHRVIIWLNVVIMITLIITGFNITWGLRSEGGLIPFLLRGTHEITGLLWFPVWMIMSIIAFKDSKIIFNNSLTKKVLLPGKYKPMKRIIYYFFVIMGAGLLISGFVIWYLHPSSLTNAHFIQFKRLMLYVHFGSSVLIMFFIMDFVYSTLVAVKGNLKGLITGRYPKEHLEQLAPDVLEDIERRGEKG encoded by the coding sequence ATGGTAAAAGAGATGAAAAATAGCTCATTTTATCAAAGAAATAAAGCATATATACTAACGGCATTAGGACTGTCAATAGTAGGATTTGTGTTTTTGAAGTTCTTAATGATAGTAGATTGGGAATACTTTATAAAATATAAACTTCATATACTGTTTACAGGGAATTTGGATGGAGTGTTAACTCCACCAACTTCAACCTATGAAGCGATGGTAAATAAAGCCTTTGGACCAGCATATGAAGCCTTTGCCCCAGAGATAATAAGAGCAAGTAATGAGAGACAACTCTATATCTGGTGGGTGTTCGTGGCAGAGATGTTTATATTCTGTATGATGTACCTGTTTCAAGGAAGAAAAGAAGCAGTAATAACAAGACCAGAAGATACAGTAAAAGTGTTTGGCTTTTTCCATAGAGTAATAATATGGCTGAATGTAGTAATCATGATAACTCTAATAATAACAGGGTTTAATATCACATGGGGATTGAGAAGTGAAGGTGGATTGATACCGTTTTTATTAAGAGGTACCCATGAGATAACAGGATTGCTGTGGTTTCCTGTGTGGATGATAATGAGTATAATAGCATTTAAAGACTCAAAAATCATTTTTAATAATAGCTTGACAAAAAAAGTGCTTTTACCAGGGAAATATAAGCCAATGAAGAGGATAATATACTACTTCTTTGTAATTATGGGAGCAGGATTGTTAATAAGTGGATTTGTAATATGGTATTTGCACCCAAGTTCGCTTACAAATGCACATTTTATACAATTTAAAAGATTGATGTTATATGTACATTTCGGATCAAGTGTATTGATAATGTTTTTTATAATGGACTTTGTATATTCAACTTTAGTTGCAGTAAAAGGTAACTTAAAAGGGTTGATAACAGGAAGATATCCAAAAGAGCATTTGGAACAACTAGCACCGGATGTATTAGAAGATATAGAGAGAAGAGGGGAAAAAGGATGA
- the yedF gene encoding sulfurtransferase-like selenium metabolism protein YedF, translating to MQKDTKGKSVFIKSDKIGEGELGSILIKGFLGAMLEQETLPTKIVCVNSAVLLTTVEENNPVLPILKELEQRGITILSCGTCLDYYDKREDLKVGKPGNAIETIAMLLNEDVVSL from the coding sequence ATGCAAAAAGATACAAAAGGCAAGTCAGTTTTTATTAAGTCAGATAAAATTGGTGAAGGTGAACTTGGTTCAATTCTAATAAAAGGTTTTTTAGGTGCAATGCTAGAGCAAGAGACTCTACCTACAAAAATTGTATGTGTAAATAGTGCAGTTCTTCTTACAACAGTAGAAGAAAATAACCCTGTTTTACCAATACTAAAAGAGTTAGAACAAAGAGGTATTACAATTTTATCTTGTGGAACTTGTTTAGATTATTATGATAAAAGAGAAGATTTAAAAGTTGGAAAACCAGGAAATGCTATAGAGACTATAGCAATGCTTCTTAATGAAGATGTTGTAAGTCTTTAA